A stretch of Prunus dulcis chromosome 6, ALMONDv2, whole genome shotgun sequence DNA encodes these proteins:
- the LOC117631330 gene encoding FCS-Like Zinc finger 6-like — MLLGKRPRPPMRRTTSMTGITVDLNNVEGEEPTDVHAAAAAAAMVVAPQQWPAAAVNNNNNIESMDMKNNNFGYHEQHRFLAMLSPRNNHRTTSAAHDVVETAHFLRTCGLCKRHLASGRDIYMYRGDTAFCSLECREQQMKQDERVEKCKAASSKKDDRHASRSTSTNSKASGKSQTVAAA; from the exons atgttGTTAGGGAAGCGTCCCCGCCCTCCGATGAGGAGGACAACAAGCATGACTGGGATCACCGTTGATCTGAACAACGTGGAAGGCGAGGAACCGACGGATGTGcatgcagcagcagcagcagcagcgaTGGTGGTGGCCCCACAACAATGGCCTGCTGCTGcagttaataataataataatattgagAGCATGGACATGAAGAACAACAACTTTGGGTACCATGAACAGCACCGTTTCCTGGCCATGTTGTCTCCCAGAAACAACCACCGAACAACCTCGGCTGCTCATGACGTCGTTGAGACCGCTCACTTTCTCCGCACGTGCGGCCTCTGCAAACGCCACTTGGCTTCAGGCCGTGACATCTACATGTAtag GGGAGACACCGCATTTTGTAGCCTAGAATGCAGAGAGCAACAGATGAAGCAAGATGAGAGAGTAGAGAAGTGTAAGGCCGCGTCCTCAAAGAAGGACGACCGCCACGCCTCGCGATCCACCTCGACCAACTCCAAGGCTTCCGGTAAGAGCCAGACGGTGGCTGCCGCCTAA